One window of the Lipingzhangella halophila genome contains the following:
- a CDS encoding TetR/AcrR family transcriptional regulator, translating to MSRTADHAQRRSQIARAVCELIAKDGFDTVTVARTAARAGVSVGLVQHYFPSKDDLLLRAFQEVSDTARGRVAAVIEEGTRHERSIAAVLLDAFTEYLPLDGTRRTEHRVTRAFAGRSLDSPRLAEVDARTASALRAEVAQAVRNGVECGEVEPGTDADTAAVRLTAVSEGLATQVYRETRQREEAAPSNGDQRASGHEHTAARATAILRAELAAVFTGECRQYAR from the coding sequence GTGTCCAGGACAGCAGACCATGCCCAGCGCCGCAGCCAGATCGCCCGAGCCGTGTGCGAGCTGATCGCCAAGGACGGCTTCGACACCGTCACCGTGGCGCGCACGGCCGCCCGCGCCGGCGTCTCGGTCGGCCTGGTGCAGCACTACTTCCCCAGCAAGGACGACCTCCTGCTGCGCGCCTTCCAGGAGGTCAGCGACACCGCCCGAGGGCGCGTCGCAGCGGTGATCGAAGAGGGCACGCGACACGAGCGCTCCATCGCGGCGGTCCTCCTCGACGCGTTCACCGAGTACCTGCCGCTGGATGGCACCAGGCGGACGGAGCACCGGGTCACCCGGGCCTTCGCCGGCCGCTCTCTGGACAGCCCTCGGCTGGCCGAGGTGGACGCGCGCACCGCTTCCGCCCTGCGCGCTGAGGTGGCCCAGGCGGTGCGCAACGGTGTCGAGTGCGGTGAGGTCGAACCCGGCACCGACGCGGACACCGCGGCGGTCCGGCTCACCGCCGTCTCCGAGGGCCTGGCCACCCAGGTTTACCGGGAGACCCGCCAGCGGGAGGAGGCGGCCCCCTCGAACGGAGACCAGCGGGCCAGCGGCCACGAGCATACCGCCGCGCGCGCCACGGCCATCCTGCGCGCCGAGCTCGCCGCCGTGTTCACTGGTGAGTGCCGCCAGTACGCGCGCTGA
- a CDS encoding SDR family NAD(P)-dependent oxidoreductase, whose translation MSHRFTGKTALVTGGGSGIGQTIAREFAAEGAAVVVAGRRDAPLRETVKLVEEAGGRAAAVTADTTRSDDMARLVAATVETFGSLDVAVNNAGMLGALGPLTEVDEQEWRAMLDVNVTGVLLAMRHQIGHMREHGGGAVVNVSSNVGPHTRLPALAAYGATKAAVSALTRAAALAHISEGVRINALSPGATDTSMSLLPGETDQERAARLRDDSPVGRVGRRDEIAAGVLYLASAESGYAVGTDLVLDGGAAA comes from the coding sequence ATGTCCCATCGGTTCACCGGAAAGACCGCGCTCGTCACCGGCGGTGGCAGCGGAATTGGCCAGACCATCGCGCGGGAGTTCGCGGCGGAGGGCGCGGCGGTCGTCGTCGCGGGCCGCAGGGACGCGCCCCTGCGCGAGACCGTGAAGCTGGTCGAGGAGGCGGGGGGCCGCGCTGCCGCCGTCACCGCCGACACCACACGGTCTGACGACATGGCCCGGCTCGTCGCGGCCACTGTCGAGACGTTCGGCTCGCTCGACGTCGCCGTCAACAACGCGGGGATGCTGGGGGCTCTCGGCCCACTGACCGAAGTCGACGAGCAGGAGTGGCGGGCGATGCTGGACGTGAACGTCACCGGGGTCCTGCTGGCGATGCGGCACCAGATCGGACACATGCGCGAGCACGGCGGCGGGGCGGTCGTGAACGTCTCGTCCAATGTCGGCCCGCACACGCGGCTTCCCGCCCTGGCCGCCTACGGTGCCACGAAGGCGGCGGTGAGCGCGCTTACCCGGGCGGCGGCGCTCGCGCACATCAGCGAGGGGGTGCGGATCAACGCGCTCAGCCCCGGTGCCACGGACACCTCGATGTCGCTGCTGCCCGGCGAGACCGATCAGGAGCGCGCGGCCCGGCTGCGGGACGACAGCCCGGTCGGCCGGGTAGGTAGGCGAGACGAGATCGCGGCGGGCGTGCTGTACCTCGCCTCGGCGGAATCCGGGTACGCGGTCGGCACGGACCTGGTGCTCGACGGAGGTGCCGCCGCGTAG
- a CDS encoding MFS transporter encodes MPHPPSPARAAFTLLAATQITLIFALTLVTVPLPAIGRELGVPQSGLIMISAGYGLAFSGLLLFGGRLTDRYGGRRLFLLGLVVFLAASVAGAAAPGFASLVTARFAQGVGAALVAPAAVAVLRASLPDAERYGRAMATWGGLSIIGATAGTLVSGFVATWVSWRWMFLVPVLVALVGLLLARRLLPEAPPAGRAALDLPGGLLATAGISLLSYGILVTEEHSWTAPAVLAPLMTGIVLLCAFVAVEARTRDPLLPLGFLADRERAPALVALALTSAGTALLFVLVVLYLQGVQGWTPMATSMAFLPYAVALLGTGRAAGRLIASFGARRVGAAGLAIAGVGALLLSALEPQSSFATGVLPSMVLLPVGAALSFAATAVLITASAPRRQTGLAGGVMNTAMEFGGSAGLVLFVTVATSRTAHLAADGAAQTIATTSGYAGAFAVSGALYLLWGGVLSIAGRTRATGRSAVH; translated from the coding sequence ATGCCACACCCTCCCAGCCCAGCGCGCGCCGCTTTCACGCTTCTCGCCGCCACCCAGATCACGCTGATCTTCGCACTGACCCTGGTCACGGTCCCCCTGCCCGCCATTGGCCGCGAGCTTGGCGTTCCCCAATCCGGCCTGATCATGATCTCCGCCGGATACGGGCTGGCGTTCAGCGGACTGCTGCTGTTCGGCGGCCGGCTCACCGACCGCTACGGCGGGCGCCGGCTGTTCCTCCTCGGGCTGGTCGTCTTCCTCGCCGCATCGGTCGCCGGAGCCGCCGCCCCCGGGTTCGCCAGCCTCGTGACCGCACGCTTCGCGCAGGGAGTGGGCGCGGCCCTGGTCGCACCGGCGGCGGTCGCGGTGCTGCGCGCATCGCTGCCCGATGCCGAACGCTACGGCCGGGCGATGGCCACCTGGGGCGGCCTCTCGATTATCGGCGCCACCGCTGGAACGCTCGTCTCGGGGTTCGTGGCGACCTGGGTCTCCTGGCGCTGGATGTTCCTCGTGCCGGTGCTGGTCGCGCTGGTCGGGCTGCTCCTCGCACGCCGGCTGCTGCCCGAGGCGCCGCCAGCGGGCCGCGCCGCCCTCGACCTCCCCGGCGGGCTGCTGGCCACCGCGGGAATCAGCCTGCTCAGTTACGGAATCCTGGTCACGGAGGAGCACTCCTGGACCGCGCCAGCGGTCCTGGCGCCGCTTATGACGGGAATCGTGCTGCTCTGCGCGTTCGTCGCCGTCGAGGCGCGTACCCGGGACCCGTTGCTTCCTCTCGGGTTCCTCGCCGACCGGGAGCGCGCCCCCGCGCTCGTCGCGCTCGCGCTCACCTCGGCCGGTACCGCGCTGCTGTTCGTACTCGTCGTGCTGTACCTCCAGGGAGTCCAGGGCTGGACCCCCATGGCCACCTCCATGGCGTTCCTGCCTTACGCGGTAGCGCTCCTCGGCACGGGCCGCGCGGCCGGACGGCTGATCGCCTCCTTCGGCGCCCGGCGCGTCGGCGCCGCAGGGCTCGCCATCGCCGGGGTCGGCGCCCTGCTGCTCTCCGCGCTTGAGCCGCAGAGCAGTTTCGCCACCGGCGTCCTGCCCTCCATGGTCCTGCTCCCGGTGGGAGCCGCGTTGTCGTTCGCCGCGACCGCCGTTCTGATCACGGCCAGTGCGCCGCGGCGGCAGACCGGGCTGGCCGGCGGGGTGATGAACACTGCCATGGAGTTCGGGGGATCGGCCGGGCTCGTGCTGTTCGTCACGGTCGCCACGAGCCGCACCGCGCATCTCGCCGCTGACGGCGCCGCCCAGACCATCGCGACCACCTCCGGATACGCGGGGGCCTTCGCCGTCTCCGGTGCTCTCTACCTGCTCTGGGGCGGCGTGCTGTCCATCGCCGGCAGAACGCGTGCGACCGGCCGCTCCGCAGTCCACTGA
- a CDS encoding TetR/AcrR family transcriptional regulator — MARTKEFDPDAALGAALELFWERGYEATSMADLVDRLGVARASIYATFGGKRDLYLRALERYDELTSPGILQELSESGPALPAVRAFVERYAAESMGEERRRGCFMANTAVELAPHDDEAARRVRENWLTLETALTSALLRARAQGELASDADPYALARFLVVLLQGMRVTGKASEEPSRLRAATEQALRLLD; from the coding sequence ATGGCACGAACCAAGGAGTTCGACCCGGACGCGGCGTTGGGCGCCGCGCTGGAGCTGTTCTGGGAACGCGGGTACGAAGCCACGTCCATGGCCGACCTCGTTGATCGGCTCGGTGTCGCCCGGGCCAGCATCTACGCGACGTTCGGCGGCAAGCGTGATCTCTACCTGCGCGCGCTTGAACGCTACGATGAACTGACCAGTCCCGGAATACTGCAGGAGCTGTCCGAGTCCGGCCCGGCTCTCCCCGCGGTGCGTGCGTTCGTAGAGCGCTACGCCGCGGAGTCCATGGGCGAGGAACGGCGCCGCGGGTGTTTCATGGCGAACACCGCTGTCGAGTTGGCCCCGCACGACGACGAGGCGGCCCGCCGGGTGCGGGAGAACTGGCTGACTCTGGAAACGGCGCTCACGTCCGCGCTGCTGCGTGCGCGGGCGCAGGGCGAGCTCGCCTCCGACGCCGATCCGTACGCGCTCGCCCGGTTCCTCGTGGTGCTGCTCCAGGGCATGCGGGTGACCGGGAAGGCGAGCGAGGAACCGTCCCGGCTGCGCGCCGCGACCGAGCAGGCGCTGCGGCTGCTGGACTGA